The genomic window GGCCTGCAGGACGTCGCAGTCCAGCACGATGGTGTTCTCACCCAACGCCTTGGTGTCGATGATCGAGCGCAGTGAGCGCCCGATCAGGCGTGAGATTTCGTGGGTACGGCCGCCGATCTTGCCCTTCACGGACTCGCGGTCCGATCGGGTGTTCGTAGCCCGGGGCAGCATGGCGTACTCCGCGGTGACCCAGCCGCGGCCTTCGCCCTTAAGCCAGCGCGGCACGCCCTCGGTCAGGGAAGCTGTGCACAGGACCCGGGTGTTGCCGAACTCGATCAGCGCCGAACCTTCGGCCTGCTTGGACCAGCCGCGCGTGATGCTGATGGGGCGCAATTGGTCTGGGGTCCGGCCATCGGCACGGATGACGGGGGTGGCTGTAGCTTCAGAAGTCATGCTCCAAGCTTAGCCAAGCCCGGACACCCCCGGCGCCCGCACTGGCCGGCGCCTTCCAGGCTGGATCGTTCGACTGGATCCTTCTACTGGATCCTTCGACTAGATCGTGTAATGCACTCCTGCGACAGCTACGGCGACGTCGCCGGCGAAGACCGGTTTCGCCTCGGACAGGACCTTGGTTTGTGAAGTCCATACCGGAATGTGGGTCAACAGCAACCTCCTGGCAGCAGCGTTCGTTGCTGCCTCCCCCGCACGCTTGCCGGTGAGGTGGACGTCCTTGACGTCATCGTCCCGGCCTTCCTCGAACGCCGCTTCACACAGGAACAAGTCCGCGCCCTTGGCCGCATCCTCCAGGCCTTGGCAGGAATCGGTGTCCCCGGAGTACGTCAGGACCTTCGTAACCGCCACACCGTCCTTGCCGGGCTCGGTGGCAGTCACACGCAACGCGTAGGCCTCTTCCACCGGGTGGTTTACGGCAAACGGGGTCACCGTAAAGGGGCCCACAGTGACAGGTTGCCGTTCGGCCCAGTGGGTAAAGTCGAATTCCTCGTGCATGCCCGGATCCAAATCCAGGCCATAGGCTGTGGCCATCCGGTCCGCCGTAGCGGCAGGTCCCCAGACCGGGAGCCGGTCCCGCCCCCATCCGCCTGGCTTCCAGCGAACGGCCACGTGGAGTCCGCAGAGGTCCATGCAGTGGTCCGGGTGGAGGTGGGTGAGGAAGATTGCGTCAATGTCTTCCAGATCCGTGTAACGCTGGATGGCACCCAAAGCACCGCTGCCCAGGTCCATGACGATCTTCCATTCGCGCTCACCGTCATGCGCGGTCACCAAATAACACGACGCCGGGGAACCGGGTCCGGGGAATGAGCCCGTGCAGCCCACAATGGTGAGTTTCACAATCCACGCCCCAGGGTGTTGCCCGCGCCGGCGTTGACGGCCGGATCCGGCTGTACAAAGTACGAGCGCCGGGACAGGCCGGTTCCGGAGCGTGCCGCTTCCAACATCTCGGGCGTAATACGGGCCAGGCTGCCGGTGGGGTACTGCGCCGCCACATGGTCCACGTGCTTCACCGAGAGGACCTCCGGTCCCAGGAAACGGCGGGCGAGGGTCTCGAACTGGGCAGCATCTCCAGTGGCAATGAACTCGTGGCTTGGCGTGGTGGGCTCCGTCCGCTGGATGCCATGGTTGGCCAAGGCGCGGTACACGTCTTTGGCTGTTTCCTCGGCACTGGAAACCAGCGTGACGTCCTCGCCCATGACGAAGGAGATGACGCCGGTCAGCAACGGGTAGTGGGTGCATCCGAGGACCACTGTGTCCACTCCGGCTTCCTTGAGCGGCTCCAGGTATTCGTTGGCTGCAGCGAGAAGGTCAGGTCCGGTGGTGATGCCAGCCTCCACGAAGTTCACGAAGGCCGGGCAGGCCACTGAGGTGATGGTGAGGTCAGGAGCAGCAGCGAAAGTATCTTCGTAGGCACGGGACCCAACAGTGGCTGAGGTTCCGATGACGCCGATCCTGCCTGAACGCGTAGCCGCGACAGCCCGCCGCACGGCCGGCTGGATGACCTCGATGACCGGAATGCCATAGCGGGCCGTATACCTTTCCCGCGCATCCCGGAGCACGGCGGCGGAGGCGGAGTTGCAGGCAATGGTCAGCAACTTCACGCCCGAATCCACCAGCTCATCCATCACGCCCAAAGCATTGGCCCGCACCTCGGCGATGGGAAGGGGACCGTAAGGGCCGTTGGCAGTGTCACCTACGTAGAGGATTGACTCGTTGGGAAGCTGGTCGATGATGGAGCGCGCAACGGTCAACCCGCCGACTCCGGAGTCGAAAATGCCGATCGGGCGCGTGCCGACAAGTTCCCCCGTGCTGATGGGGGCGTCAGAGCCCAGGGCGCCGCTTGGTGAACCCGATGCTGAAGTCATAATTATTCGAGAATAAGGCTTCCCTTGGTGTGCGGCCATTACCTGTGGTCTCCGCCTCGTGTCTGATGTGTCACACGGCAGGAGCAGCACTTGGCCGTCCGGATCAGGATTTCCCCTGCCTTGCCGCCATCATGGCCTGTACCAGGGACTCCTGCAGCCAGGTAGTGAAGTTGTAGACCAGGGCCAGGTAACTTTCCACGTCTTCGGCCTGGCTCCAGTCCTGCATGCTGTGGATGTGTTCGGCGTCAGCTTCATCGCGGATGTCCAGGCGTTCGGCGAGGACCAGGCGGACGTCGTTCAGGGCCATGGACCACCGCGTGGCGTCCTCTGGAGTCAGGACCAGGTCGTCTTTGTCCAGCCCCATGGCCGCGGCCCTCAGGGCTCCGATCTTGTTTTCCCGCACCGAGCGTTCGGTGAGCTGCCGGAACTCCAGCGAGCC from Arthrobacter sp. StoSoilB20 includes these protein-coding regions:
- the rph gene encoding ribonuclease PH, with the translated sequence MTSEATATPVIRADGRTPDQLRPISITRGWSKQAEGSALIEFGNTRVLCTASLTEGVPRWLKGEGRGWVTAEYAMLPRATNTRSDRESVKGKIGGRTHEISRLIGRSLRSIIDTKALGENTIVLDCDVLQADGGTRTAAITGAYVALAEAIRFARENKLIARNAEPLVDTIAAVSVGIIDGVPMLDLPYVEDVRAETDMNVVVTGSGKFVEVQGTAEGAPFDRDELNALLDLALLGTTQLSAIQRETLAEAP
- the murI gene encoding glutamate racemase; amino-acid sequence: MAAHQGKPYSRIIMTSASGSPSGALGSDAPISTGELVGTRPIGIFDSGVGGLTVARSIIDQLPNESILYVGDTANGPYGPLPIAEVRANALGVMDELVDSGVKLLTIACNSASAAVLRDARERYTARYGIPVIEVIQPAVRRAVAATRSGRIGVIGTSATVGSRAYEDTFAAAPDLTITSVACPAFVNFVEAGITTGPDLLAAANEYLEPLKEAGVDTVVLGCTHYPLLTGVISFVMGEDVTLVSSAEETAKDVYRALANHGIQRTEPTTPSHEFIATGDAAQFETLARRFLGPEVLSVKHVDHVAAQYPTGSLARITPEMLEAARSGTGLSRRSYFVQPDPAVNAGAGNTLGRGL
- a CDS encoding MBL fold metallo-hydrolase, translating into MKLTIVGCTGSFPGPGSPASCYLVTAHDGEREWKIVMDLGSGALGAIQRYTDLEDIDAIFLTHLHPDHCMDLCGLHVAVRWKPGGWGRDRLPVWGPAATADRMATAYGLDLDPGMHEEFDFTHWAERQPVTVGPFTVTPFAVNHPVEEAYALRVTATEPGKDGVAVTKVLTYSGDTDSCQGLEDAAKGADLFLCEAAFEEGRDDDVKDVHLTGKRAGEAATNAAARRLLLTHIPVWTSQTKVLSEAKPVFAGDVAVAVAGVHYTI
- a CDS encoding DUF2017 domain-containing protein produces the protein MAKAFKYGLKGITGYLEPAERDLLRGLLDDVISMLEQDVKENEDPLAALIGLDMDVKQPSDRALLRLLPNVMKDDDGGSLEFRQLTERSVRENKIGALRAAAMGLDKDDLVLTPEDATRWSMALNDVRLVLAERLDIRDEADAEHIHSMQDWSQAEDVESYLALVYNFTTWLQESLVQAMMAARQGKS